From Paenibacillus graminis, a single genomic window includes:
- a CDS encoding ABC transporter substrate-binding protein, which translates to MKKTKAVTSLAALTLMAGLFAGCSSNNNNANNATATNAGNTGTNTEATAAPEGDAAKDIKGEITVITQRTDIVDTVFKDFAAKFNEKYPDVKVNFEALSNYEDQIKIRMSTSDYGDVLLLPTSVAIKDLPDFFEPLGKMSDLEKQYTGLEERAVDGIAYGIPTTVNYSGIIYNKQVFKDAGITKIPRTFDEFNAALKSIKDKTDAIPLYTNYAAGWTLTQWESDLATVAGNRDYVNIGQVASDDNFVKGQPHYDLYKVMYDAAKNGLIEEDPTTTDWESSKSDLANGKIGTMMLGSWAIGQIKGVAANPDDIGFMPFPTNAEKVFVPLSDDYTLGVSIHSKNKEAARAWVDWFINESGYPTNEGGGMSPVKGAELPEILKQFEGTDVTFDTLTPAKAGEEGWVDAIDKQAEIGLWQPDFKKVIIEAAIGNRKDSYDDIMKDLNDKWKEARAKITSGK; encoded by the coding sequence ATGAAGAAAACCAAAGCAGTTACCAGCTTGGCAGCATTGACACTGATGGCGGGTTTGTTCGCAGGATGTTCATCGAACAACAATAATGCCAACAATGCAACAGCAACAAATGCAGGCAATACCGGAACAAACACCGAGGCGACAGCAGCCCCTGAAGGCGATGCAGCTAAAGATATCAAAGGTGAGATCACGGTTATCACCCAGAGAACGGATATTGTTGATACCGTATTCAAGGATTTCGCCGCAAAGTTCAATGAGAAATATCCGGATGTCAAAGTGAATTTCGAAGCGCTGTCCAACTACGAGGATCAGATTAAAATCCGCATGAGCACCAGTGACTATGGCGATGTACTGCTGCTGCCTACAAGCGTAGCGATTAAAGATCTGCCGGACTTCTTTGAGCCGCTGGGTAAGATGTCCGATCTTGAGAAGCAGTATACCGGTCTGGAAGAGCGCGCTGTGGACGGAATTGCTTACGGTATTCCAACTACAGTTAACTACTCCGGTATTATCTACAACAAACAAGTATTCAAGGATGCCGGAATCACTAAGATACCTAGAACCTTTGATGAGTTCAACGCAGCCCTGAAAAGCATCAAGGATAAGACCGATGCCATTCCGCTCTACACGAACTATGCAGCTGGCTGGACGCTGACCCAATGGGAATCGGATCTGGCTACCGTAGCCGGTAACCGGGATTATGTCAACATCGGACAAGTAGCCTCCGATGATAACTTCGTTAAAGGCCAGCCTCACTATGACTTATACAAAGTAATGTATGATGCAGCCAAAAATGGTCTGATCGAAGAAGACCCAACTACGACAGACTGGGAATCCTCCAAATCCGATCTGGCGAACGGCAAAATCGGTACGATGATGCTCGGTTCATGGGCTATCGGACAGATCAAGGGGGTTGCTGCCAACCCTGATGATATAGGCTTTATGCCTTTCCCGACCAACGCCGAAAAGGTTTTTGTTCCATTGTCTGACGATTATACGCTCGGCGTAAGCATCCACAGCAAGAACAAAGAAGCTGCGAGAGCATGGGTGGATTGGTTCATTAACGAATCAGGCTATCCTACAAATGAAGGCGGCGGCATGAGCCCGGTTAAAGGCGCTGAGCTTCCGGAAATCCTGAAACAATTTGAAGGCACTGACGTTACGTTTGACACACTTACCCCTGCCAAAGCCGGTGAAGAGGGCTGGGTTGACGCTATCGATAAACAAGCTGAAATCGGACTCTGGCAGCCTGACTTTAAGAAAGTGATTATTGAAGCAGCGATCGGCAACAGAAAAGATTCCTATGATGACATTATGAAAGACCTGAATGACAAGTGGAAAGAGGCAAGAGCTAAAATTACCTCAGGCAAATAA
- a CDS encoding carbohydrate ABC transporter permease: MPKLSNMSYKNQRILIIFLFSLVPVVLLLTFSYLPVFKMFQYSFTSWNGFSKNMEYVGFDNYKTIFTKPEYFAVFKVSLYYFFATFVQMGLALYFATILSFNVRMKNWFKGILFFPTLLNGVAIGFIFLFFFKPEGTLNTILDLVGLGAWQQKWLLNPQLINISLAFASVWRYMGMNFIIFLGAISSIGGDIYEASEIDGANRWHQFRHIIIPSIKRILQLNLILAVSGAIGVFEIPYVMTGGSNGSGTFVIQTVDVAFKYSKLGLASAMAVVLLGIVVLVTILQRVLIKEEK; this comes from the coding sequence GTGCCCAAATTGTCTAACATGAGCTACAAAAATCAACGTATTTTGATCATTTTTTTATTTTCTCTCGTTCCCGTTGTCCTGCTGCTGACGTTTTCATATTTACCCGTATTCAAAATGTTCCAGTACAGCTTCACAAGCTGGAATGGATTCAGTAAAAATATGGAGTATGTCGGCTTTGACAACTACAAAACGATCTTCACCAAACCCGAGTATTTCGCCGTGTTCAAGGTCAGCTTGTATTATTTCTTTGCTACTTTTGTCCAAATGGGGCTGGCACTTTATTTTGCCACCATTCTTAGCTTTAACGTCCGCATGAAGAACTGGTTCAAAGGAATCCTGTTCTTTCCGACATTGCTCAATGGCGTGGCTATCGGTTTTATCTTCCTGTTTTTCTTCAAGCCGGAAGGAACATTGAACACCATCCTTGACCTCGTCGGGCTTGGAGCCTGGCAGCAGAAGTGGCTGCTGAATCCCCAATTGATCAATATCTCCCTCGCCTTTGCCTCGGTATGGAGATACATGGGGATGAACTTTATCATCTTCCTTGGAGCGATTTCTTCCATTGGCGGTGATATCTACGAAGCTTCGGAAATTGACGGCGCCAACCGCTGGCACCAGTTCAGACACATTATTATTCCGAGCATCAAACGCATACTGCAGCTCAATCTGATCCTCGCAGTGAGCGGAGCGATCGGTGTATTCGAAATTCCGTATGTCATGACTGGCGGTTCCAATGGCAGCGGCACTTTTGTCATCCAGACCGTCGACGTGGCCTTTAAATACAGCAAGCTGGGACTAGCCTCGGCTATGGCCGTAGTGCTTCTGGGAATTGTTGTTCTTGTCACCATTCTACAGCGTGTTCTGATTAAGGAGGAGAAGTAA
- a CDS encoding carbohydrate ABC transporter permease: MHTLKYNLASFFKYLTLVLGALMALVPIVVVFFASLKTNKEYASTGPLTLPENWLNFSNYSKAFIDGNMLLGFMNTIIIVLISIAGATLTGSMMAYILARFRFKGSKLLMGAFLLATLIPGVTTQVATFQIINSLELFNTRWAPILMYLGTDIIAVYIFMQFLDSISESLDESAMLDGASYWTIYWRIILPLLSPAIVTVIIVKGVNIYNDFYTPFLYMPKSSLQVVSTALFKFKGPYGSQWEVICAAIMIAIIPTLVAFIALQKYIYNGFAQGSVK, encoded by the coding sequence ATGCATACTCTAAAATATAACTTAGCTTCTTTCTTCAAATACCTCACTTTGGTTTTGGGAGCGCTGATGGCACTGGTGCCGATCGTCGTCGTCTTTTTTGCCTCTTTAAAAACGAATAAAGAATATGCGTCGACAGGCCCGCTTACCCTGCCGGAAAACTGGCTGAATTTTTCTAACTATTCCAAAGCTTTTATAGACGGGAATATGCTGCTTGGCTTCATGAACACGATTATCATCGTGCTCATTTCCATTGCCGGTGCTACACTTACCGGTTCTATGATGGCTTACATTTTGGCCCGGTTCCGGTTCAAGGGCAGCAAGCTGCTCATGGGCGCTTTTCTGCTGGCAACGCTGATTCCGGGAGTAACCACCCAGGTGGCTACCTTCCAGATCATCAACTCGCTGGAATTGTTCAATACCCGTTGGGCGCCGATCCTGATGTATCTGGGTACGGATATCATCGCTGTTTATATTTTCATGCAGTTTCTGGACTCCATTTCCGAATCGCTTGATGAATCGGCGATGCTGGACGGAGCGTCTTACTGGACCATCTACTGGAGAATTATTCTCCCGCTGCTCAGTCCGGCCATTGTAACAGTGATTATCGTAAAGGGCGTTAACATCTATAACGATTTCTACACGCCTTTCCTGTACATGCCTAAAAGCAGCCTGCAGGTGGTCTCCACCGCGCTGTTCAAATTCAAGGGTCCGTATGGTTCACAGTGGGAGGTTATCTGCGCCGCCATTATGATCGCAATTATACCGACACTGGTCGCCTTTATCGCTTTGCAGAAATACATCTATAACGGTTTTGCGCAAGGGTCGGTCAAATAA
- a CDS encoding glycoside hydrolase family 130 protein — MKEVKLTASQNIPNMPWQDRPAGNDSPVWRHSDNPVIKRNPAKGVARIFNSAVVAYEGRFLGVFRVEDNTTRPHLRMGHSVDGLDWKIDDEPIQFVDEAGEPYMPRYAYDPRLVKVEDTYYIIWCTDFYGAAIGVAKTQDFKTFTSLENPFLPFNRNGVLFPRKINGNFVMLSRPSDSGHTPFGDVFLSESPDFVYWGKHRHVMTKGGQGWWQSTKIGGGPAPIETTEGWLMFYHGVTGTCNGLVYSMGAVILDKDEPSKVKYRSKNFVLTPEEWYEERGFVNNVLFPCATLNDAETGRIAIYYGAADTYVGLAYTTVEEIVNYVIATHEEVGDDAGLGKI, encoded by the coding sequence ATGAAAGAAGTTAAGTTGACCGCAAGCCAGAATATTCCCAATATGCCTTGGCAGGACAGACCGGCCGGGAATGACAGTCCGGTATGGAGACACAGTGACAATCCGGTAATCAAGCGCAATCCGGCTAAAGGTGTCGCGCGTATTTTCAACAGTGCTGTTGTTGCTTATGAAGGCAGATTTTTGGGCGTATTCCGTGTTGAAGACAACACCACCCGTCCTCATCTGCGCATGGGCCACAGTGTGGACGGCCTGGACTGGAAAATTGACGATGAGCCGATTCAGTTTGTAGACGAAGCCGGCGAGCCGTATATGCCGCGTTATGCGTATGATCCGCGTCTGGTCAAGGTTGAAGATACGTATTACATCATCTGGTGTACGGATTTCTACGGGGCCGCGATCGGTGTAGCCAAAACCCAGGATTTCAAAACCTTCACCAGTCTGGAAAATCCGTTCCTGCCGTTCAACCGCAACGGTGTGCTGTTCCCCAGAAAAATCAATGGCAATTTCGTGATGCTGTCCCGTCCGAGCGACAGCGGACATACACCTTTTGGCGATGTGTTCCTGAGTGAAAGCCCTGATTTCGTGTACTGGGGCAAACACCGCCATGTCATGACCAAAGGCGGGCAAGGCTGGTGGCAGAGCACCAAAATCGGCGGCGGCCCTGCACCTATCGAGACTACCGAAGGCTGGCTGATGTTCTATCACGGCGTTACCGGAACCTGCAACGGCCTTGTGTACAGCATGGGTGCTGTCATCCTCGATAAGGATGAGCCGTCCAAGGTTAAATACCGTTCCAAAAACTTCGTGCTTACCCCGGAAGAATGGTACGAAGAAAGAGGTTTCGTGAACAACGTGCTCTTCCCTTGTGCTACCCTGAATGATGCTGAAACCGGCCGCATCGCCATCTACTATGGCGCAGCCGACACCTATGTAGGTCTCGCTTACACTACAGTCGAAGAAATCGTTAACTACGTGATCGCAACCCATGAGGAAGTCGGAGACGACGCCGGATTGGGCAAGATCTAA
- a CDS encoding acetylxylan esterase: MTSERSLTQLKAYEGSSPKPADFDSFWERALHDLDAQTLDYELVPAEFTSGLAECFHLYFTGVGGARVHCKYVRPKKTEQAKGPGVVMFHGYSCDSGDWMEKVAYAAHGISVLAMDCRGQGGLSEDNLTVQGTTIRGHIIRGIDDPDPDKLYYRNVFLDTVQTARILMNMPEVDPERVGAFGLSQGGALTVACAALEPRIKLAVPVYPFLSDYKRAWELDITTSAYEEINYYFRFFDPHHEREEEIFNRLGYIDIQNLAGRIQAKVLWVTGLADTVCPPSTQFAAYNKITATKELMVYHEYGHEYLPYLSDRTLQTFMTL, from the coding sequence ATGACGTCCGAAAGATCCCTAACCCAACTAAAAGCCTACGAGGGCTCCAGCCCGAAGCCCGCGGATTTCGATTCATTCTGGGAACGCGCCCTGCATGATCTTGATGCCCAGACCTTGGATTATGAACTGGTGCCTGCGGAATTCACCAGCGGGCTGGCCGAATGCTTTCATTTGTATTTTACCGGCGTGGGCGGTGCCAGAGTGCACTGTAAATATGTCAGACCGAAAAAGACAGAGCAGGCGAAAGGGCCCGGCGTGGTCATGTTCCACGGCTATTCCTGCGACAGCGGCGACTGGATGGAGAAGGTTGCCTATGCCGCGCACGGCATCAGTGTACTCGCAATGGATTGCCGCGGACAAGGCGGGTTGTCCGAAGACAACCTTACGGTGCAAGGTACAACCATCCGGGGTCACATTATACGGGGGATCGATGATCCGGATCCGGACAAGCTGTATTACCGGAACGTGTTTCTGGATACTGTCCAGACCGCACGGATTTTGATGAATATGCCGGAAGTGGACCCCGAACGGGTTGGCGCATTCGGCCTCTCCCAAGGCGGAGCGCTTACGGTAGCTTGCGCTGCGCTTGAACCGCGAATCAAGCTGGCCGTTCCCGTCTATCCGTTCCTTTCTGATTATAAACGGGCATGGGAGCTGGATATTACAACTTCCGCTTATGAAGAGATTAACTATTATTTCCGCTTTTTTGATCCCCATCATGAACGGGAGGAAGAGATTTTTAACCGGCTCGGGTACATCGACATTCAGAATCTGGCAGGCCGGATCCAGGCCAAAGTGCTGTGGGTGACCGGACTTGCAGATACGGTCTGCCCGCCTTCGACGCAATTTGCTGCGTACAATAAAATCACAGCAACAAAAGAACTGATGGTATATCATGAATACGGTCATGAGTACCTTCCATATCTTTCCGATCGGACGCTACAGACCTTCATGACCTTGTAA
- a CDS encoding methyl-accepting chemotaxis protein: MSKQAADSKGFFTRLRPSKSLGVRLFLVFFIATMGIVLSLGYTSYSVARQTIESNALSSNQQTVEQTAEKLDVILMRFEDSLGQLFYNRDIQDAIRQGGISAASSAERNSQTERINSELDRWITSVKGVQAVYLVPLNEEFSVSATGTKDNVFMKGIREASWFKQLKEKPHSLWITQGLKQGDTSGVFHFAKSMADESGGTGYIAVCDISTKELDSQLSKVNLGLDSYIQLLTSKDELIASSQQQTDSYLRLGGTLFKGLTEASGSLPTQDEKGKSILAVYGTLQSSGWRVLGVVPSENLVKDAGRILGTTYIAVAAAALIAILIGLWMVRMVSRPLSRLRDLMFQGAEGDLRVRTRVASRDEIGQLSSSFNVMMERITELVVHTNETAREVLETADALGNASRKTAASARDIAAATEEIAGGAGSLALEADRGHEMTAQISDRMDMVISAAHEMGSMAHHVGQSSQEGVVKLQELLRQTHTTGGMTDKLVLKVNELKDTASSVMKVLEAMQSITQQTNILSLNASIEAARAGEAGRGFTVVADEIRQLSEQSKRSIAMAAEITDKIMTDMHETVAALSEVSPLFDGQIVSVQNTSEIFVSVQGQMNHFISRLDSVGASIEGLNQSQHVLSDAISSVSSFAEESSAASQEVASLSGEQQNVSDYLVDLSAQLEKASSMLKERLSKFTV; the protein is encoded by the coding sequence TTGAGCAAACAAGCAGCAGACAGCAAAGGTTTTTTTACTCGGCTGCGTCCCTCCAAGTCGCTGGGGGTGCGGCTCTTTCTCGTGTTTTTTATCGCGACTATGGGAATTGTATTATCCCTTGGGTATACCTCGTACTCCGTCGCCAGACAAACCATTGAGAGCAACGCTTTGTCATCCAATCAGCAGACTGTCGAACAAACGGCAGAGAAGCTTGACGTGATCCTGATGCGTTTTGAAGACAGTTTGGGGCAGCTTTTTTACAACAGGGATATTCAGGATGCAATTCGTCAAGGAGGTATCTCCGCTGCCAGCAGCGCTGAACGGAACAGTCAAACCGAACGGATTAATAGTGAATTGGACCGCTGGATCACTTCGGTAAAGGGAGTGCAGGCGGTATACCTGGTACCCTTGAATGAGGAGTTTTCTGTGTCTGCCACGGGAACAAAAGATAACGTTTTTATGAAAGGAATCAGGGAGGCTTCCTGGTTCAAGCAGCTGAAAGAGAAACCCCACAGCTTATGGATTACGCAAGGATTGAAGCAGGGGGATACATCGGGCGTATTTCATTTTGCCAAATCCATGGCGGATGAATCGGGCGGGACAGGCTACATTGCTGTCTGCGATATCAGTACCAAAGAATTGGACAGCCAGCTGAGCAAGGTCAATCTCGGCCTGGATTCCTACATCCAGCTTCTGACCAGCAAGGACGAGCTGATTGCCTCCTCCCAGCAGCAGACGGATTCCTATCTTCGCCTCGGCGGGACATTGTTTAAAGGTCTGACCGAAGCTTCGGGGTCTTTGCCGACCCAAGATGAAAAAGGCAAATCCATTCTCGCCGTGTATGGCACACTGCAGAGTTCGGGCTGGAGAGTGCTGGGTGTTGTGCCCTCGGAGAATCTGGTCAAAGATGCAGGCCGTATTTTGGGGACGACCTACATTGCTGTTGCTGCCGCAGCCCTTATAGCGATTCTAATCGGCTTATGGATGGTCAGAATGGTATCGAGGCCGCTCTCACGGCTTAGGGATCTGATGTTCCAGGGGGCGGAAGGCGATCTGCGGGTGCGGACCAGGGTTGCTTCCCGTGATGAAATCGGCCAGCTGTCGTCTTCCTTCAATGTGATGATGGAGCGGATCACGGAACTGGTGGTTCATACCAACGAGACGGCACGCGAGGTCCTCGAAACAGCAGATGCGCTGGGCAATGCTTCGCGTAAGACGGCTGCGTCGGCCAGGGATATTGCCGCGGCGACCGAAGAGATTGCCGGAGGAGCCGGAAGCCTGGCGCTGGAAGCGGACCGCGGCCATGAGATGACGGCGCAGATATCCGACCGGATGGATATGGTGATCTCTGCTGCCCATGAGATGGGCAGCATGGCACATCATGTGGGGCAATCCAGCCAGGAAGGTGTCGTGAAGCTGCAGGAGCTGCTGCGCCAGACGCATACAACAGGCGGTATGACCGATAAGCTCGTGCTGAAGGTCAATGAACTCAAGGATACCGCTTCATCCGTAATGAAAGTGCTGGAGGCTATGCAGAGCATTACGCAGCAGACGAATATTCTGTCGCTGAACGCTTCCATTGAAGCTGCACGTGCAGGGGAAGCGGGCAGAGGGTTTACAGTCGTAGCCGATGAAATCCGCCAGCTGTCCGAACAGTCCAAACGCTCGATTGCGATGGCGGCTGAAATAACGGATAAGATTATGACGGATATGCATGAGACTGTTGCTGCGCTGTCGGAGGTATCGCCCCTGTTCGACGGGCAGATCGTTTCAGTCCAGAACACAAGCGAAATCTTTGTCTCAGTACAGGGACAAATGAATCATTTTATTTCCCGTTTGGATTCCGTAGGAGCTTCTATTGAGGGGCTGAATCAATCGCAGCATGTGCTGTCGGATGCGATCAGCAGCGTCAGCTCTTTTGCCGAGGAATCCTCGGCTGCTTCACAGGAAGTGGCCTCCCTCAGCGGGGAACAGCAGAATGTGAGCGATTATCTCGTGGACCTTTCTGCCCAATTGGAGAAGGCTTCCTCAATGCTGAAGGAAAGACTCTCAAAGTTTACGGTATAA
- a CDS encoding peptidoglycan D,D-transpeptidase FtsI family protein — MHKLIHKRIFWGSLILCLLVAVLIVRLAWVQLLLKDRKVPGAEYSMAQMAAIQSEREVVLDSGRGRMYDRSGQPLAGETVWTAAFFPQDEAEAEAAESAAGKEKLQQLATVLGVTYEQLQAGRSGLKEPLLWPSGSGKNPLELTPGQAEAVEALAVGGVRALPFARRYTGEATGRQWLGYLSEAKAAEAKESPTGLRIPLTGTDGLEKTLEPLMQGVGHTEAYARVDARGNRLPDSPIKVRAPGNPYYPLSLYTTIDKKLQENIEKLAVKSGVKEGAVVVLDTSTSDIEAMVSLPFYNPALISPEGGEWNNRALQAAVPGSIFKIVTAAAALEAGVTSPGEKFYCSGHYGKYGLSCLKGKGHGSLTMAQGFAVSCNTVFASLAERLSGAQLQSAALALGLGRDISWQAENTFGLPLLRPLSGEQPGTIFTTLLPDDGGARVQTAIGQRDVRVTPLQAANLLVTLLHGGEVHAPRILQRVAFANGQTLKELPAHLAPSPQGRISPSTAHELLSLLRKVVTGGTGKSLQGTKWPLAGKSGTAQTWVKGMPRNNQWFVGYGPAEHPRFAVSVLVENVAPGSPHVATRLFGQVFDLLAESSGA, encoded by the coding sequence TTGCACAAGCTTATTCATAAACGTATTTTTTGGGGCTCGCTTATCCTGTGCTTACTGGTGGCGGTGCTGATTGTCCGGCTGGCTTGGGTACAGCTGCTTCTGAAGGACCGCAAAGTGCCGGGAGCGGAGTACTCCATGGCCCAGATGGCCGCGATCCAGAGTGAGCGGGAGGTAGTGCTCGACAGCGGCCGGGGGCGGATGTACGACCGCAGCGGCCAGCCGCTGGCCGGCGAAACGGTGTGGACGGCGGCTTTTTTTCCCCAGGACGAAGCGGAAGCGGAAGCAGCGGAGAGTGCTGCCGGCAAAGAGAAGCTGCAGCAGCTTGCCACGGTGCTGGGAGTAACCTACGAGCAGCTTCAGGCTGGACGCAGCGGGCTGAAAGAGCCGCTGCTCTGGCCTTCAGGCAGCGGCAAAAATCCGCTGGAGCTGACGCCGGGGCAGGCTGAAGCGGTTGAAGCGCTGGCTGTCGGCGGTGTGCGGGCGCTGCCTTTTGCCCGCCGGTATACGGGGGAAGCGACAGGCCGCCAGTGGCTGGGCTACCTGTCGGAAGCTAAGGCGGCGGAGGCGAAGGAATCGCCGACCGGTCTGAGAATTCCTTTGACGGGAACCGATGGTCTGGAGAAGACGCTGGAGCCGCTTATGCAGGGAGTAGGCCATACCGAAGCTTATGCCCGGGTGGATGCGCGCGGCAACCGTCTTCCTGACAGTCCCATTAAGGTGAGAGCGCCGGGGAATCCTTATTATCCGCTGTCTTTGTATACGACTATAGACAAGAAGCTTCAGGAGAATATTGAGAAGCTGGCTGTGAAATCTGGAGTCAAAGAAGGTGCTGTAGTAGTGCTGGATACCTCCACCAGTGATATTGAAGCTATGGTTTCATTGCCGTTCTATAATCCCGCGCTGATTTCGCCAGAAGGAGGCGAGTGGAATAACCGGGCGCTTCAGGCTGCGGTTCCCGGCTCTATTTTCAAGATTGTAACCGCCGCTGCGGCACTGGAAGCCGGTGTGACTTCGCCCGGGGAAAAGTTTTACTGCTCCGGGCATTACGGAAAATATGGCCTGTCCTGCCTGAAAGGAAAAGGACACGGCTCCCTTACCATGGCGCAAGGGTTCGCCGTGTCCTGCAATACCGTATTTGCCTCGCTGGCTGAGCGGCTGAGCGGAGCCCAGCTCCAGTCCGCCGCACTGGCGCTGGGGCTGGGCCGGGATATCAGCTGGCAAGCGGAAAATACGTTTGGCCTGCCGCTGCTCCGTCCGCTGTCCGGGGAACAGCCGGGGACAATCTTTACCACTCTGCTGCCCGATGACGGCGGAGCGAGGGTACAGACAGCAATTGGCCAGCGCGATGTCCGGGTCACACCGCTTCAGGCAGCCAACCTGCTGGTTACGCTGCTGCATGGTGGAGAAGTCCATGCGCCGCGTATACTTCAGCGGGTAGCATTCGCCAACGGACAGACGCTGAAAGAGCTTCCTGCCCATTTAGCCCCGTCCCCCCAAGGCAGAATCTCGCCGTCGACAGCCCATGAGCTGCTCTCCCTGCTGCGGAAGGTTGTGACCGGGGGAACCGGCAAAAGCCTGCAGGGCACGAAATGGCCTCTTGCAGGCAAGTCAGGTACAGCCCAGACATGGGTGAAGGGCATGCCCCGCAATAACCAATGGTTCGTCGGCTACGGACCGGCCGAGCACCCCAGATTTGCGGTGTCCGTCCTGGTGGAGAATGTGGCCCCAGGGAGCCCGCATGTGGCCACCAGGCTGTTTGGTCAGGTATTTGATCTGCTGGCGGAATCCTCCGGCGCATGA
- a CDS encoding AI-2E family transporter, which produces MLPLYKKYWRTIFDIGLVVLTVYLVMFAFSTVYRLAAPVFLSFFVFLMIEPLARFLNRRGMAKPFASAISVILFLIVLLGVLFGAGLLITMQALQFQDDLPRYTYIVQQQFAETTTYLQHKIDALPPDLTNKINGYFKEATNVLSGWLVISLKYMIGVLGSFSSFMANFGIAIILAFFLSMEIKDWRKIAHDKMPKTFKTAYAFLQGNVFKAIGSYLKAQLILISITFAIVLVGLFILRSGNEITMAIVCAVFDVLPLLGVSTILIPWIVYLFIIGNTSLAIGLIVLLAVVLIVRQLLEPKITGNSIGVSSAFLMLSFVILSSSIFGFAGLILSPILLILLKELLQQGYLQRWIFLPKEEFIVSPFAASGEPSTPGGEAVSGDPDGTHAPEDSASRSNT; this is translated from the coding sequence ATGTTGCCGCTGTACAAAAAATATTGGCGCACCATATTCGACATCGGTTTAGTCGTGCTGACCGTGTATCTTGTGATGTTCGCTTTCAGTACGGTGTACCGGCTCGCCGCGCCTGTGTTCTTATCATTTTTTGTATTTCTGATGATTGAGCCGCTGGCCCGTTTTCTGAACCGCCGGGGAATGGCCAAACCGTTTGCTTCCGCGATTTCGGTCATCCTGTTCCTGATTGTGCTGCTGGGTGTGTTGTTCGGCGCCGGGCTGCTCATTACGATGCAGGCACTACAATTCCAGGACGATCTGCCCAGATATACATATATCGTACAGCAGCAATTTGCTGAGACGACCACTTATTTGCAGCACAAGATTGATGCACTCCCGCCGGATCTTACCAACAAAATCAACGGCTATTTTAAGGAAGCAACCAATGTGCTTTCGGGCTGGCTGGTAATCTCCCTTAAATATATGATCGGAGTGCTTGGCTCCTTCTCTTCATTTATGGCTAATTTTGGCATTGCGATTATTCTGGCCTTTTTTCTCAGCATGGAGATTAAGGACTGGCGCAAAATTGCTCATGACAAGATGCCCAAAACATTCAAGACAGCTTATGCTTTTTTACAGGGGAATGTCTTCAAGGCCATCGGGTCCTATCTCAAAGCACAGCTGATTCTGATCAGTATTACCTTCGCCATTGTCCTGGTTGGGCTCTTTATCCTTAGAAGCGGCAATGAAATCACTATGGCCATAGTCTGCGCCGTATTTGATGTGCTTCCGCTGCTCGGGGTGTCGACGATACTGATCCCCTGGATTGTATATCTGTTCATCATCGGCAATACTTCGCTGGCCATTGGCCTAATTGTGCTGCTTGCGGTGGTGCTGATTGTGCGGCAGCTGCTGGAGCCGAAGATCACCGGTAATTCCATCGGCGTATCCTCCGCTTTCCTGATGCTGTCGTTCGTGATTCTGTCCAGCTCCATCTTTGGCTTCGCCGGCTTGATTCTCTCGCCGATCCTGCTCATTCTGCTCAAGGAACTGCTTCAGCAGGGGTATCTCCAGCGCTGGATCTTCCTGCCGAAGGAAGAGTTTATTGTATCGCCATTCGCAGCATCCGGCGAGCCTTCCACTCCGGGAGGTGAGGCGGTTTCCGGTGATCCGGATGGCACTCATGCGCCGGAGGATTCCGCCAGCAGATCAAATACCTGA